tgtgCCTGGATGGATAGATTTCAGACTCTCTGAGGTCCAGAGTTCCTAATCTCAGCTCCACCATCTCCAGCTGGATCTCCCCACCCTTATCTTCTTCATCTGAGCTATCGTGGTTTTCTTCTGCTGATGAAACCAATACACAAATACTCAATTTCAGGAACCTTAATATTGCCACACCTTAAAGAGAGTTTTCACAAGCCTACCTTTCTCTTGATCTGTGTATATTTGTGCTGTAGGTTTGACGGCTTTTTTCCACGCCTTCTTAGATGGACTGAAGACTGAAGACATGTCTGTGTCTTTTCCTTCAGTAAGATATTTTTAACAATAAGACAATTACACCCCAGCTGTACAAAAATGTGCAGGCAACATGCTATTACTCCAAGCGTGTAATTCAGCTTACCGTACACATGAACAGTAGAAAGCACCTCATGTACCCTCTGGACCTCTCGAAATGTTGCCCGGCGTGTGGCAATGGGAAGGGTGCGGATCCTGGGATCTTTTTTGTCAAGGGGAGCAGCACGACCACCAAAAAAGATGGTCTTGTTGTAGCTAGGGGCTCGTATAAATATTGCAGAGGCCTCTTTCAAGTGTTCCGCCCAGAGTACCACAAGATCCTGAATGTCCTGAAAAAAGTTACAGAAGTAGTGAAGAAACTGCATGTAAAAAACTCACTGCTTCACTTTATGAATGAGATACTGATAAGTAAGAAAAACTTCAGCCACACTAAGAAAACTAAATACTATTACACCATTTTATATTTACTATTTGTAGCTCTTCGAATCGAACACTATTTTGTTTAAgtatcaaacaataaaaaattaacagCACACATTTAACAGTGTGGAATATCGCTCACTCAAATGAAACTGTACTATTCTAAGTTATGTTTCAATTTCAGAAATGCCAAATGTGGCCAGACTTGATCTGTTTGCTATTGGTGcctaaataaacaaacactgatGTCATCCAAAGCTGCAATACAGAGATATATTCTACATTTATTACAGCTTAACACATCTGGAAGCCCTAAGAAATGGAGTGAGCCTCTTTTAAGTCTTCTCCTTGCATAAACCTCATTCTCACCCCTCCCTCTGCAgcctcaaaaatgaaaacatctgtttcttttttcccacacTCATACCACATCCTGACTGCATGTCAGTCATTGCATGACATAATATTTTAGTCTTATCTTGTATAATAGAACTTGAACACTGAATTTGGTagttatgaaacattttatcatgAAATTCTGTATTATATTTCTGATACTgaacaaaatctttttttaggAAAAGCAATATTTAGGTTGGTTGAAAGATCACGTGTCTGTCTCCCCAGTAGTGAGTGATATGGTAAATAAGGACCCATGACAAGCAAGAACTTAATAAATAGTTTCATCTTGTGCAAATGCAAAGGAGGaattgtgtgattttgacagttttctctGGGGACTTCAATgtattggtatttttaaaagtacTGAACCTACAACACTTCatttagaaacagaaaatgaaaaattggaatgagaaaataaagcatCCGTGAGACAGGACAAAGAATACCTCTGGGGTTTGCAGGGAGCACAGTTGATAAGATGAGAGTTAAAGGGCTTCAGCCTGAGAAGTTTACTTTTGTTTGTAGAACAAGTCATGGTTATCACTGTAAGGACAAAATAACGGTACTGTTAAATGGACTGTAATCTTGCCTTGACTAGCGCTGCCTCATTGTGTCGCCTCAGAGCAGCTCCTGCAGACTTCGGAGTGTGACTGCGGTTCTGAGAATCCCTGAGTCCCTGAGCAGTGCCTCGTTTTGCTCGCACCGTGTATCTGTGGAAAGTCTTGTGCTGCAGGACTTGTTTTCTGTAACAAAGGAGTACACTGTGTTGGGTAGATGCTTACACACCGTTGAGCTGGCTGTCTTACTGTGCTTTTAATTCAAGCCATAATCTTATGtgctgaaagcaaaaaaaacccaaaactgtCCACCTACCCTTCGAATACAGCACCAGCAAAGTGGCCTCCACCTGTCATGAGAATGACCCACACAGTCTTCTTACTTATAGCCTTCAGTGAGGATACTGCATCGTGCTCATCATCtgactgaaaaattacaggaaCAGAACGTAAAATAAGAATTTAAAAGAAGATCTTTAACCATACAGACTATACTGCACCTGCTTAACCTTACCTTTCCCTGCAGGACGCAGCGGTAGACCGATACATAGTGTCCTGCTGCGTTCTGGAAAATCACCTTACTGGAGAGTCGGCCAGTAAGTAAACCGGTATCAAGTGAGCTCTCGTTATCTGTGCCAGTCACGTTACTGCTCGTTCCACCGCCGCCACTGTCTGAGTCTTCTTCCTCTGAATCTGACTCTGAGCCTGAGATACTCGACAAGTCTCCTGTAAAGTGACAACTGAAAATCAAACACTTCAACTACCCCATACTCTGCTAAATCTCCTCCCTAGATATGTAGAGGCTCAAATTATTCCTCTGTTATGAGCCTTTCCTGACTGTGACCTGAAAATCAATCTTAGCGTCTCAATTCAAAATGCGCGTCATGGGGAGAGGAGTACTGCTGGAGCAACCATGATGCACAAGTGTGTCCATAATATATCTTTAGCGGAGGTGTTTTCGACAACTGTGAAGCTTAAAAGAGGTGTGACATAATGCTGGAATAAACAAACCACCCAAATGGGTGTGgatataataaatatcactgagTCATAATATAGTTAGTATAGtactcttttgtgtctcttttgtacTTTACGGCAGCACGtgtgttaaataaaaattaaaaatgtatgacatCCACACAACATACCACATTGTGAAGTAAATATATACTGTAAGTTGTCAGGAACGCTGTTGTGCTAATCTGACTGAGACTACAAAATAAATGGTAGGATACAATAAAatatagtgttttattttgctgatggtttaaaataaatgctCTGAGGTAAGGATGTTTCATCCTGTTAAATGCCTGTTTTCTCAACTTCTCTCCCCCTGTTGGCATCTTTTAGGAGGGACTAAGATCAAAATAAACGAGTTAAGAAATGAAATGGCAAGACTGATTTCCTCACCAGCTCCAGTCTTCTTCTCAAACTCCTCTGCTGTGAGCGGCGGTAATCCTGCCATCTTCTGCCTCAAGTTGAACCGATGCCAGTCGAGCTTGTAGTGCTCCGTCTGCCACACACAAATCATGCTCATCCACTAGTCTTTAATACGTCGACGTATCTTTTTGATTGAACAAAGCAATGCTTGACATCACCTGTTCCTCACGATTAATAAAGTTGCATTTGCAGGCTGAGCAGACCATCTTTTCTGACACCTCTCTGATCAGGTTGGACTCCCCTTGTTTGTCATCCTCTGGACTTTTATCTTCCAGACCTGAGTGGACATGAAAGGCTGAGTTTCAAACAAGCAGTGAATTCAGGATACTGTctttatcacaaacacagctACAGCTCATACATACAGTCTGCGGATGTGTCAGTGTTTCCAGCCTCCTTCAGGATGGAGTTCACCTCTTTCAGCCCAAATGCGTCTTCATTTGAGCACAAATCAAAGATGCAGCGGCTGTCTGGTGAAGCTGTCATggtgttttttggtgttttacttCACTGCCtgtgaggaaaacaaaaaccgtCTGTAATATGTgtttggggtgttctaaaatattgtgttttagtTAGACCTATCCACGATAATTAACGACTATTACTATTATTCACAACGCAGTCACCTTCTGCTTTGTGAACAACATGACGACATTACTCGCAACAGCATGTAAACCAGTTGTAAAGTGTTTTGGCTCCACAGAGCTAACATTGTTTTGCTGATGTAAACGTGTTCTTTGAACGACACGTGGAGTAGAGACCGATTGTAGCCGTTATCTTCTTCTATGAAACACTGTCTACCTTCTCTAGCAGGTCTTTAAGGACAGTACAACTAATATATcttaaaataacttgaaaataacaaatgacTTACCGTAAAAGGATGTAAGAAAATGCACTACCAACGTTATGCTACACTACAGTCCCTCCTGACATTTCTACGGAAGCCCGAGAGCGTCAACATTGCGTCAACGAGTTGCGTTCACAGACCAAAGGTCGCGAACTAATAAATCCACGTTTACACGAATACGCGTTTCAGATTTTACTAGAAACATTTATCTGGAAaaagactgtatttaaagaACTCCACGACCACCAAATATCACTGATAATACAATAAAAGAAGTCAGAAGTGTAAACTTAATTATAAATAAGAAACAATATTACAATCTTTGCATTTAGTAGGTAAACAttgctttttaaactttaactctaatataattaataaaataaattacttgcagtataaataaatttgatttcccattttacaatttttttatttaaatattccacctgaatattttgtaatttttcaaatttgccATTCTTCCTTTAGCTTTTACAGAATATGTCAAGTTTTTGTATATACCTGCACAAGCCTGTGCGGCTGTACATACCTAATAAATTCTTTTTAGAGATAGGATAGAACATTAATATTAAATCCTTTCTAATCTGCAGAGTCAAAGCAATAGGCTGAAATTGAAAACTGTGTAGAAGTGGTGATCCTGAGTGAAACTGGCATTAGCTGTCATTTGACTTTTTCTAGGTGTGATTTGATTTGGTGGTAAATAGTATGGAAGATATTGTTTAATGTATAGGTTGGATTGTCAGCTACTGTTAGTGTAGTAAAACcacctttgttttattttgaaagacggcttttgtatttttgatgcAGTTTGCTGaagcctgtttttatttttcaggatAGTTGTCAACATTCCCTAAACAAACAGTCAATACTGCAGCCACTACGACCCcaaaagacaccaaaaaatacttttgtaAAAAGCACAATTTCTCTCATACCAGTAAACAAAACAAGCGTGATTTTGTTTCTGATAAAACTGAGCTTCACAATATTTTACATGCTTTGCTTGTTATTAATCCAAAAGTACCAATTGCCTTTATTAAGGGTTTTAACCCAAATCACATAACAAAACAGTAAACCTGCATGATACCATACCTCAGCCTAATCCACACAATCATGTATGACAATTTACGTTTGCACCAAAGACTATCTTTCTGGACACCCTAGAAACAATTTATGAGTATTATGAATATTACActgtaatttgaatttaaaaacaataaaatacgtCTCAGACATGTTATGACAGCCCTCTCCTGGTTATTTAAACACCAGTGAAGTGAAGGAAAAGTACTTCTGGTACAAGagtaaaatcaaacattttattagatatagaataaatataaaacacacaaaaactatttaatgcaagttaacaaaacaaaacaacagatgttCCAGTAGTCTACAAACTTCAAATACTTATTCAGTTCATTTCCCGGGATCAAAGCTTATGCtgttgacaaagaaaaacagcatattAGAGTCAGTTTTAAACACATATTTGCCAGGTTTTGGATACCATCAACATTTTTCATACCTTTCATATTACGAGCCTTGACTTCCGCCAGACGCTGTTTCACCTCCACAATTTCAGCAGCAATTCTTCTCACCTCCTCTGTTGCATGTTCAGTCCTTTCCTGTAAACTACTAATTTCATTCCTGCAAACACAACAATTAAATAAACTgtgcaggtttgtgtttttaatgttttcttccttATTGCACACAGCACTGTGTCGTACCGATCTGCAGAGGCTTGATCATTCAGCTGTTCAGAGAGATGCATTTCCTCTTGCAGGAGATGACCCAGCTGCTGCAACGCATCAACAACTCCACTTTTTCCGATCATCAAATCTGCTCTCTGCTTTGTTTCCTTCACACTGCAAGAggccaaaacacacatttaaggACTGCAAAGAAGTCAACATGCTTGACTTTTACACAAATATCAATATTACACTTGGCTGTGCATATTTCATTGTTTGGCCAAACTTAGTTTAGGCCAAAAACTTTTTGGAGAAACTTTACTTGAGagcaaaaattttttttaccttttctaATTTGAAAGTTAGctgtgtgtttatatttggAATTAATGTCCCGAGTTTATGCTCATATTGCTACAGTGAGCTGGCAACTTGCACTGAAATCCaattaatttcacaaaaaaattatttttgtattaacTTGTAACTCTTCTCTGCTAACTTCTATATAATTAGTGGCTTTATAGAATTGGAAAACACTAAGAATCTAATGGATGAGTGCATTCCTGATTTTTACCATCTTTCCTTGACTTATTTCACAATTAAATTTATATCAGTTTGCAAGATTTCTACACTAACCTCTGGCTTTTGGATACacatataaaattttaaaagagTCTGAAGGGATCTCTCTGAGTAAATTTCTGACTTGTACAttatttccttctgttttttgggtttttttgtgccgTTAGTGGTGGGTTGAGATATTGTCACTGCTGTTCCTACAGTTGTACTGGCTCCTGCTCAACTTGTATCCCATTATTCTTGCAATGTTTAACTTAACTAAGTTTGTCACTTTAAAAGACATGCTGTTCTGTGGCCCAAATGATCGATTTTTCATTATAGTGCTAATATGTTTGATTTTACGAGTGAGCTGAGTAAGTTAAGACTAGGGGCCTGTGAACACAACAGTGATTAAAGTGTTTCAAGACCCTGGATAAGCTCAgataaaagtggactataaacaTTAGTATCTATTACTATGTTtgttgctacataagctgctgtaacaatgtgaatttcccctggcatggggagaaataaaggactatcttatcttatcttatctaaccacaaattaaattaaacacattattcagtttatgaccacaaaaaaagatGCCGCTGAGGTGAAAATGAGAGACATGTAAATGTTTGGTTGTATGGAAAGCAGAAAGTGCCACAATTTGGTTTTACACTCAATTCAAAGCAAAATTGTGCTTTTTCTGTTATGAAAGCTAAATAAGTCCCACTTTCTACAGTGCTCTAATTACCACACAGTGTTTAATGCAATGAAAAGCTGCCATAACACTGATTTATGCTGTCTCTACTGACATATACTAAGACACTGCATTACAAGCGATCGAAAAATCTGTTGGTTATGCCATTGTTtagagtgtttttgtttgttttttttttacaggggAAATGTGAGATTAGTTTCAAACTTTCACATCTTGACTGCAAATCTACCACTCAAACCACCGAACTATCAGCTGATATACTGTATGAGTAATGTGGCGCTTATccgggaaaaaaaaatacaaagactaATTGAGTCCCTTTAAAAACATAAGGCAAAGGAATAATATTGTCAGACAAATCAATATTTATCCCTTAGTAAACTGCATTTCACAATCATCCTGTAACAGCTAAAGACAATTAAAAATCTATTGCCTAAGTGTCTGCCAAAAATAGCTATATTTATACAACAGTGATTAACACGGGTTattttaaaagacaataaagGAAGGCAGGTAGTAATATCCTCAGGCAAATTAATACTTAATTCTCTGAATCTGGCATAACTGTACAACTCATAAAAGTAACTCAGATTTACAGCTTAACGTTTTAATCGATGCATTCCTTTGATCTGGTTTTGCTCCTCACTGACTGGTAAGCGAAATTTGTCAGTACCATAcgaatgaacaaacaaaaaactgcagtaaCTAAATGGTTTGAGAGCATCTTAAAAGCAGCATTATGCCATCTTTTGACAACGCTAAAAAGTGACACTGTAAATAGAGTGCTGCAATAAAAGCTGTAAGTTTTTTGGCTTTTGACGATGTAAAATGCTGCATGGAAACTAGACAGCtgtaaaaaccacaaaaaagggGGCCTTTTTTGGCTTTTGACGCATGTAAAGTGGTATGGTGCAGACAGAGGCCAATTAGGACATTTTTCACCTTCTATACACATCAACTAAAAATAACATTGGTAAAGTCAGGCCTAATGCCCATGAGCCAAACGCATCGGCGACAACCAGTCTGTGCTGGAACAATTAAACTACAGAAAGGACGCAGGTTGAAACAAAACCGTTTTTAACCAAAAGGTTAACCAAACTAAATATGTGAAGGAGCACTTTGACGTTACATGTGAGTTATCTGTTCTTCAGCACGACGTCTTTCTTGTCGGACTTTCTCCAGTTCCTCACTCTTTCCACGAATAGCATGCCGCAGCTCTTCAACCTGCGGGAGAGAGTAATTACAACATTCCGTAATTAAGCTTGTCTGCGAAAACAAAAAAATCGCTCTAATGTTAGCTAGCTAAAATACCAGCGTGTTAGCATTAATGTTTTCCTTGTGTTAATTGACTTTTGATGCACTTTTTATATAGCTAAACCAGCTTTAGGCCTAGggttaaatataaaaatttagAATAAGCCAACGTAAGTTTTTAAGGTCGACCTACCGTATGAGTT
This DNA window, taken from Amphiprion ocellaris isolate individual 3 ecotype Okinawa chromosome 11, ASM2253959v1, whole genome shotgun sequence, encodes the following:
- the ankzf1 gene encoding ankyrin repeat and zinc finger domain-containing protein 1 isoform X1, which translates into the protein MTASPDSRCIFDLCSNEDAFGLKEVNSILKEAGNTDTSADCLEDKSPEDDKQGESNLIREVSEKMVCSACKCNFINREEQTEHYKLDWHRFNLRQKMAGLPPLTAEEFEKKTGAGDLSSISGSESDSEEEDSDSGGGGTSSNVTGTDNESSLDTGLLTGRLSSKVIFQNAAGHYVSVYRCVLQGKSDDEHDAVSSLKAISKKTVWVILMTGGGHFAGAVFEGKQVLQHKTFHRYTVRAKRGTAQGLRDSQNRSHTPKSAGAALRRHNEAALVKDIQDLVVLWAEHLKEASAIFIRAPSYNKTIFFGGRAAPLDKKDPRIRTLPIATRRATFREVQRVHEVLSTVHVYGKDTDMSSVFSPSKKAWKKAVKPTAQIYTDQEKAEENHDSSDEEDKGGEIQLEMVELRLGTLDLRESEIYPSRHKRRRRRKKETAKMQKEELSNSEADNQEECVPETTAAEDTPQEMQSKNKRKRKAQSKKQQDDTVDDESCEYGLRDALFTACKVGDVDTLCGLLQLPVEMTECREQSEINPPDASSPLLLLNKPIDSSGFTLLHVASAAAQKAVVRLLLDAGADPACRDNKGQTPYIVAPDKETRNVFRKYMAENPDKYDYRKAQVPGPLTAEIESKKTEKKKAQKAQKKLREKEQKDEKRKQELEAEEKQKFASLTDREKRALAAERRLAEQVAATGVSISNVKRCWLCGESLLGKIPFQYLEFSFCTPRCVQAHRKANAPPGKT
- the ankzf1 gene encoding ankyrin repeat and zinc finger domain-containing protein 1 isoform X2: MTASPDSRCIFDLCSNEDAFGLKEVNSILKEAGNTDTSADCLEDKSPEDDKQGESNLIREVSEKMVCSACKCNFINREEQTEHYKLDWHRFNLRQKMAGLPPLTAEEFEKKTGAGDLSSISGSESDSEEEDSDSGGGGTSSNVTGTDNESSLDTGLLTGRLSSKVIFQNAAGHYVSVYRCVLQGKSDDEHDAVSSLKAISKKTVWVILMTGGGHFAGAVFEGKQVLQHKTFHRYTVRAKRGTAQGLRDSQNRSHTPKSAGAALRRHNEAALVKDIQDLVVLWAEHLKEASAIFIRAPSYNKTIFFGGRAAPLDKKDPRIRTLPIATRRATFREVQRVHEVLSTVHVYGKDTDMSSVFSPSKKAWKKAVKPTAQIYTDQEKEENHDSSDEEDKGGEIQLEMVELRLGTLDLRESEIYPSRHKRRRRRKKETAKMQKEELSNSEADNQEECVPETTAAEDTPQEMQSKNKRKRKAQSKKQQDDTVDDESCEYGLRDALFTACKVGDVDTLCGLLQLPVEMTECREQSEINPPDASSPLLLLNKPIDSSGFTLLHVASAAAQKAVVRLLLDAGADPACRDNKGQTPYIVAPDKETRNVFRKYMAENPDKYDYRKAQVPGPLTAEIESKKTEKKKAQKAQKKLREKEQKDEKRKQELEAEEKQKFASLTDREKRALAAERRLAEQVAATGVSISNVKRCWLCGESLLGKIPFQYLEFSFCTPRCVQAHRKANAPPGKT